The following proteins are co-located in the Apium graveolens cultivar Ventura chromosome 5, ASM990537v1, whole genome shotgun sequence genome:
- the LOC141661927 gene encoding protein TOPLESS-like, whose protein sequence is MSSLSRELVFLILQFLDEEKFKETVHKLEQESSFYFNMKYFEEEVHNGNWDEVEKYLSGFTKVDDNRYSMKIFFEIRKQKYLEALDKNDRPKAVEVLVKDLKVFASFNEELFKEITQLLTLENFRENEQLSKYGDTKSARAIMLVELKKLIEANPLFRDKLQFPSLKNSRLRTLINQSLNWQHQLCKNPRPNPDIKTLFVDHSCVQPNGSSAPSPANNPLLGSLPKVGGFPPLGAHGPFQTTAAPTPTPLAGWMSNTPTVNHLPVSSGAIGFGGPSMPAALKHPRTPPANPSLDYPSGDSDHVTKRTRPMGICDEVNLPINVLPMPFPGHGPSQAFNSPDDLPKNVARTLNQGSSPMSMDFHPTKQTLLLVGTNVGDIGLWETGSKERLVLKNFVVWNVTACSTILQAAIVKDPGVSVNRVIWSPDGSLFGIAYSRHIVQMYSYHGDDDIRQHLEIDAHIGGVNDLAFSHPNKQLCVITCGDDKTIKVWDANTGAKQYTFEGHEAPVYSVCPHFKENIQFIFSTALDGKIKAWLYDNLGSRVDYDAPGRWCTTMAYSADGTRLFSCGTSKDGESHIVEWNESEGAVKRTYLGFRKRSLGVVQFDTTKNRYLAAGDEFSIKFWDMDNVQILTSIDGDGGLPASPRIRFNKDGSLLAVSTNENGIKILANSDGLRLLRTLENKFCDALRAPETVKPIISVAAAAAAASSSGPADRTVSGVSLPGMNGDARNMGDIKPRIADDSSDKSKVWKLTEVSEPSHCRSIKLPENMRVPKISRLIYTNSGNAILALASNAIHLLWKWQRNDRNSSGKATANVSPQLWQPSSGIQMTNDVTDANPEDAVSCFALSKNDSYVMSASGGKISLFNMMTFKTMTTFMPPPPAATFLAFHPQDNNIIAIGMDDSSIQIYNVRVDEVKSKLKGHSKRITGLAFSHVLNVLVSSGADAQLYVWSSDGWERQKNRYLPVPAGRTPTAQSDTRVQFHHDQIHFLVVHETQLAIYETTKLDCLKQWVPRESAAPISHATFSCDSQLVYASFLDASVCIFSAAHLHLRCRISPVAYLPHNVSNSNVHPVVIAAHPQEPNQFALGLSDGGVHVFEPLESEGKWGVPPPVENGSASNVPATSVGASGSDQAQR, encoded by the exons ATGTCATCTCTCAGCAGAGAGCTTGTGTTCTTGATCTTGCAGTTTCTAGATGAGGAAAAGTTTAAGGAAACGGTTCACAA GCTTGAACAAGAATCGAGTTTTTACTTTAACATGAAATACTTTGAGGAAGAAGTGCATAATGGGAATTGGGATGAGGTTGAGAAGTACCTCTCTGGTTTCACTAAGGTGGACGATAATCGGTATTCGATGAAAAtcttctttgagataaggaaGCAGAAGTATCTCGAGGCTTTGGACAA AAATGATCGTCCCAAAGCTGTAGAAGTCCTGGTTAAGGATCTTAAAGTTTTTGCGTCATTCAATGAAGAGCTTTTCAAGGAGATTACTCAGCTTCTAACCTTGGAAAACTTTAg GGAGAACGAGCAGCTGTCCAAGTATGGAGATACGAAGTCTGCAAGAGCGATTATGTTGGTTGAACTTAAGAAGCTGATTGAGGCGAATCCTCTGTTTCGCGACAAATTACAATTTCCAAGCCTCAAGAATTCTAGGTTACGTACCCTTATTAACCAAAG CCTAAATTGGCAGCACCAACTTTGTAAAAACCCAAGGCCGAATCCAGATATCAAAACGCTTTTTGTGGATCATTCTTGTGTGCAACCAAATGGTTCATCTGCTCCATCACCTGCAAACAATCCATTGCTTGGATCTTTACCTAAAGTTGGAGGGTTTCCTCCACTTGGGGCGCATGGG CCGTTCCAAACTACAGCAGCACCAACTCCAACTCCTCTTGCTGGTTGGATGTCTAACACACCTACAGTTAATCACCTTCCAGTTTCGAGTGGAGCTATTGGTTTTGGTGGTCCATCCATGCCAG CTGCTCTGAAGCATCCAAGAACGCCACCAGCGAACCCTTCTTTGGATTACCCTTCTGGAGACTCAGATCATGTAACCAAAAGAACAAGGCCCATGGGAATATGTGACGAG GTAAACCTTCCAATTAATGTATTGCCTATGCCATTCCCTGGACACGGTCCTAGTCAAGCTTTCAATTCACCTGATGACCTGCCCAAAAACGTTGCAAGGACTTTGAATCAGGGGTCATCTCCTATGAGCATGGATTTTCATCCAACAAAACAGACATTACTTTTGG TTGGTACCAATGTGGGAGATATAGGATTGTGGGAGACTGGTTCCAAGGAGAGACTGGTTCTTAAAAACTTCGTAGTTTGGAATGTTACTGCATGTTCAACAATTCTCCAG GCCGCTATAGTTAAAGATCCTGGTGTATCTGTTAACCGAGTGATATGGAGCCCGGATGGTTCTTTGTTTG GAATTGCATATTCAAGACACATTGTACAAATGTATTCTTATCATGGGGATGATGATATAAGGCAGCATTTAGAG ATTGATGCTCATATTGGTGGAGTAAACGATCTTGCATTCTCTCATCCTAATAAGCAGCTATGTGTGATAACCTGCGGGGATGATAAAACAATTAAG GTCTGGGATGCGAATACTGGTGCAAAACAATACACTTTTGAAGGTCATGAAGCTCCCGTATATTCTGTATGTCCCCATTTCAAAGAAAATATCCAG TTTATATTTTCAACAGCTCTAGACGGAAAGATTAAAGCGTGGTTATATGACAATTTGGGATCTCGAGTTGATTATGATGCTCCTGGGCGGTGGTGCACAACAATGGCCTACAGTGCTGACGGAACAAG GCTCTTCTCGTGCGGGACCAGCAAAGACGGGGAATCTCACATTGTTGAATGGAATGAAAGTGAAGGGGCTGTGAAAAGGACATATCTGGGCTTCCGTAAACGTTCTTTAGGAGTTGTCCAGTTTGATACAACTAAAAACCGGTACTTAGCTGCTGGTGATGAATTTTCTATTAAGTTTTGGGATATGGACAATGTTCAAATCTTGACCAGTATCGATGGTGATGGAGGCCTTCCA GCAAGTCCACGTATCCGCTTCAACAAGGACGGATCCCTTTTGGCAGTCTCTACCAATGAAAATGGGATCAAGATCTTAGCAAATTCTGATGGTCTTCGGTTGCTACGTACATTGGAAAATAAATTTTGTGATGCTTTAAGAGCTCCTGAAACAGTAAAG CCTATAATATCAGTAGCTGCAGCAGCAGCTGCTGCCAGTAGTTCTGGACCTGCAGACAGGACCGTGTCCGGTGTCTCTCTTCCTGGAATG aacgGAGATGCCAGAAATATGGGGGACATTAAGCCGAGAATAGCTGATGATTCGAGTGACAAATCCAAGGTTTGGAAACTGACAGAGGTTTCTGAACCTTCTCATTGTCGGTCAATAAAGCTCCCGGAAAACATGAGAGTACCTAAG ATATCAAGGTTGATTTATACAAATTCAGGCAATGCTATATTGGCATTAGCATCAAATGCAATCCATCTTCTGTGGAAATGGCAAAGAAATGACAGAAATTCTAGTGGCAAG GCTACAGCTAATGTTTCACCTCAATTATGGCAACCATCTAGCGGCATTCAAATGACCAATGACGTTACTGATGCCAACCCCGAGGATGCTGTGTCATGCTTTGCATTGTCGAAAAATGATTCTTATGTGATGTCAGCATCAGGAGGAAAGATATCTTTATTCAACATGATGACTTTCAAG ACAATGACAACTTTCATGCCCCCACCACCGGCAGCAACATTTCTGGCATTCCATCCTCAAGACAACAATATCATTGCTATTGGCATGGATGACTCCTCAATTCAAATATATAATGTCCGCGTGGACGAG GTTAAAAGCAAGCTAAAGGGCCACTCCAAGAGAATAACCGGTCTTGCCTTCTCTCATGTGCTTAATGTGCTAGTTTCTTCTGGGGCAGATGCTCAG CTCTATGTGTGGAGCTCTGATGGATGGGAAAGGCAGAAGAACAGATACTTACCTGTTCCAGCTGGAAGGACCCCAACAGCACAGTCAGACACCCGGGTACAGTTTCATCATGACCAAATCCATTTTCTGGTTGTACATGAGACTCAGCTTGCTATATATGAAACAACAAAGCTAGACTGTTTAAAGCAG TGGGTACCACGAGAATCTGCTGCTCCTATATCTCATGCAACGTTTTCATGCGATAGTCAGCTGGTCTATGCCAGTTTTTTGGATGCAAGTGTGTGCATTTTTAGTGCGGCACACCTCCATCTCCGATGTCGTATCAGTCCCGTGGCTTATTTGCCACACAATGTCAG CAATTCAAATGTTCACCCAGTAGTTATTGCTGCACATCCACAAGAACCAAATCAATTTGCACTGGGACTATCAGATGGAGGAGTGCATGTCTTTGAACCCCTTGAATCTGAAGGAAAATGGGGTGTACCCCCACCAGTTGAAAATGGTTCAGCAAGTAATGTCCCGGCAACTTCAGTTGGAGCATCAGGCTCGGATCAAGCCCAGAGGTGA